In one Dehalogenimonas formicexedens genomic region, the following are encoded:
- the ndk gene encoding nucleoside-diphosphate kinase, producing MERTLVLVKPDAVEKGYTGAILARLEATGAKLVAAKMLQIPKALAEKHYEAHKAKPFFPSVVGFITSGPVVAAVFEGQDVVAKVRKAMGATNPANAEPGTIRKDFAESIERNAVHGSDSPDSAMVEVALYFKPEEIVSY from the coding sequence ATGGAAAGAACACTGGTCCTGGTCAAACCCGATGCCGTTGAGAAAGGCTACACCGGAGCCATCCTGGCCCGCCTCGAAGCCACCGGCGCCAAACTGGTCGCCGCCAAGATGCTTCAGATCCCCAAGGCGTTGGCTGAAAAACATTACGAAGCCCATAAGGCCAAGCCCTTTTTCCCCAGCGTTGTCGGCTTCATCACCTCCGGTCCGGTCGTCGCCGCGGTTTTTGAAGGCCAGGATGTTGTCGCCAAGGTTCGTAAGGCCATGGGCGCCACCAATCCGGCCAACGCCGAGCCCGGCACCATCCGCAAGGATTTTGCCGAGAGCATCGAACGGAATGCCGTCCACGGTTCGGATTCGCCGGACAGCGCCATGGTCGAGGTCGCGCTGTACTTCAAGCCTGAGGAAATCGTTTCGTATTAG
- the tsaB gene encoding tRNA (adenosine(37)-N6)-threonylcarbamoyltransferase complex dimerization subunit type 1 TsaB translates to MTLILAIDCATANTGLAVLRDGAVVGEVCWQTKHNQTVEMYPRIEALLREAGAAFSDLDAIAVTRGPGSYNGVRVGMAAAKGLSFTLDKPLIGVSTLEAEAWRFKDLGRPVAAILPLGHDYAIAVFEVRDGTWTRVQPEQAVNIDELTQVLSARSILTGDLPDRLLLALRDISPGIDIVCQAKISRAAALGQIAFERLRRGQTDSAESLQALYLRRPQVTPPKVPRDMSGVPGRGVIWDMDGVIIDSADLHFQAWRETLAKHGVRMDREEFEQGFGRRNDDIIAGIIQRPITPEEVSAIGREKEAAYRRMVKGNARFFPGVLELMSSLKEGGFKQAVASSAPADNLALVVAEMKLEPFLSATVDASGVSKGKPDPEVFLKAAERLGLSPGSCLVIEDAVAGVEAAKRGGMAVVAVTNTHPREKLAAADLVLSSLEDVEPSQLLELINAKN, encoded by the coding sequence ATGACGTTGATACTTGCCATAGACTGCGCCACCGCCAACACTGGCCTGGCGGTCCTGAGAGACGGGGCCGTGGTCGGCGAGGTCTGCTGGCAGACGAAGCATAATCAGACCGTGGAAATGTACCCCAGGATCGAAGCGCTGTTGCGTGAAGCCGGAGCGGCTTTCTCCGATCTGGATGCCATCGCCGTTACCCGGGGTCCGGGCAGTTACAACGGCGTCAGGGTCGGCATGGCCGCCGCCAAGGGGTTGTCTTTTACCCTCGACAAGCCTTTGATCGGTGTTTCGACCCTGGAAGCTGAGGCGTGGCGTTTCAAAGACCTGGGGCGACCGGTTGCGGCGATCCTGCCGCTAGGCCATGACTACGCAATAGCGGTTTTCGAGGTGCGCGACGGAACCTGGACCCGTGTCCAGCCTGAACAGGCGGTCAACATTGATGAACTGACGCAGGTTCTGTCTGCGAGATCGATCCTCACCGGGGATCTCCCGGACAGGTTGCTCCTGGCCTTGAGAGACATTTCACCCGGCATCGACATCGTGTGCCAGGCGAAAATTTCCCGCGCCGCAGCATTGGGGCAGATCGCCTTTGAACGGCTGCGACGCGGCCAAACCGATTCCGCCGAGTCCCTGCAGGCGCTCTACCTGCGACGCCCCCAGGTGACCCCTCCCAAGGTCCCCCGGGACATGTCGGGGGTGCCGGGCCGCGGTGTCATCTGGGATATGGATGGTGTTATAATCGACTCCGCCGATTTGCATTTTCAGGCATGGCGCGAGACCCTGGCTAAACACGGCGTTCGGATGGACCGGGAGGAGTTCGAGCAGGGCTTCGGCCGGCGTAACGATGATATTATCGCCGGGATCATCCAAAGGCCGATTACCCCGGAGGAAGTCAGCGCCATTGGGCGGGAGAAAGAAGCGGCTTACCGGCGGATGGTAAAAGGTAACGCCCGCTTTTTCCCCGGCGTCCTGGAACTCATGAGCTCTTTAAAAGAAGGCGGTTTCAAGCAGGCAGTGGCCTCTTCGGCTCCCGCTGACAATCTGGCGCTCGTTGTCGCCGAGATGAAGCTGGAACCGTTTCTATCGGCTACCGTTGACGCCTCCGGAGTGTCCAAGGGCAAACCTGACCCGGAGGTTTTTTTGAAAGCCGCTGAGAGACTAGGTTTGTCGCCAGGGTCCTGCCTGGTCATCGAGGACGCCGTGGCCGGGGTGGAGGCCGCCAAAAGAGGCGGCATGGCTGTCGTTGCCGTCACCAACACCCACCCCCGGGAGAAACTTGCGGCGGCAGATCTCGTGTTGTCCTCTCTTGAAGACGTGGAACCCTCGCAGTTACTGGAACTTATTAACGCCAAGAATTAG
- the tsaE gene encoding tRNA (adenosine(37)-N6)-threonylcarbamoyltransferase complex ATPase subunit type 1 TsaE, which produces MIFESKSAVVTRRFGEAIGKELKAGDVILLAGPLGAGKTTLVQGMARGLGVTGSVMSPTFVLARELEGRLTMYHVDLYRLEKMPEISDLGLDDYLYGDGVTVIEWADRAETLWPDDHLRIDLAYAGDKARTMNVTSHGKRYHKMMDKLALKFGDKR; this is translated from the coding sequence ATGATTTTTGAATCGAAATCCGCCGTGGTGACCCGCCGCTTCGGCGAGGCTATCGGCAAAGAGCTTAAAGCCGGCGACGTCATACTATTGGCCGGGCCGCTGGGGGCGGGCAAAACCACACTGGTGCAGGGGATGGCCAGGGGGCTGGGGGTGACCGGCAGCGTCATGAGCCCGACGTTTGTCCTGGCGCGGGAACTGGAAGGGCGTCTAACGATGTACCACGTAGATCTGTACCGCCTGGAGAAAATGCCCGAGATAAGCGACCTCGGGCTTGACGATTACCTTTACGGCGACGGGGTCACCGTCATCGAGTGGGCCGACCGGGCGGAAACCCTGTGGCCGGACGACCATTTGAGGATCGACCTTGCCTATGCGGGGGACAAGGCCAGGACAATGAATGTAACCTCTCACGGCAAACGCTATCATAAGATGATGGACAAATTGGCTCTGAAGTTCGGTGACAAGCGATGA
- the thiL gene encoding thiamine-phosphate kinase, whose protein sequence is MKASKSGEFALIDRIIAEINKVKPGEWNALVSGIGDDAALIRTRSRYQVATTDCLVEDVHFKKSFLDWNALGWKALAINLSDIAAMGGTPNYALVSLAIPLNTEVEDVLRLYRGMLEAARESGTIIAGGNISRASEIAVHTTVIGEVPARGKALLRSKAKKGDLIAVTGRLGAAAGGLRTLAGSLHAARIDAEALEKAFWYPQPRIDVGRILVKNGIRCGMDVSDGLVADLGHILEMSRAGARIEAARIPVHPSVAVLGFEGLDLALTGGEDYELLFTGKKEAIEKVAAEACCPITIIGEVTRGAGKLEVVGSDGKLIPVENGGWHHF, encoded by the coding sequence ATGAAAGCCTCTAAATCGGGCGAATTTGCCCTCATCGACCGCATCATCGCCGAGATCAACAAAGTTAAACCGGGGGAGTGGAACGCGCTGGTCTCCGGCATTGGCGACGACGCGGCGTTGATCAGGACACGCAGCCGCTACCAGGTGGCCACCACCGATTGCCTCGTCGAAGACGTCCATTTCAAAAAGAGTTTTCTCGATTGGAACGCCCTGGGCTGGAAAGCCCTGGCGATAAACCTTTCAGACATCGCCGCGATGGGCGGGACGCCCAATTACGCCCTGGTTTCACTGGCTATTCCCTTGAACACCGAGGTCGAAGACGTGCTCAGGCTTTACCGGGGGATGCTCGAAGCCGCCCGCGAATCCGGCACAATCATCGCCGGCGGCAATATCTCCCGGGCTTCCGAGATCGCCGTTCACACCACCGTTATCGGCGAAGTGCCGGCCCGGGGCAAGGCGCTGTTGAGGTCGAAGGCAAAAAAGGGCGATTTGATCGCCGTCACCGGCAGGCTCGGGGCGGCGGCGGGCGGACTCAGAACGCTCGCCGGCTCGCTCCACGCGGCGCGCATCGATGCCGAAGCCCTGGAAAAGGCTTTCTGGTATCCACAGCCGAGGATCGACGTCGGCCGAATCCTGGTCAAAAACGGCATCCGCTGCGGCATGGATGTTTCCGACGGCCTCGTTGCCGACCTGGGACACATCCTGGAAATGAGCAGGGCGGGCGCCAGGATTGAAGCGGCGCGCATCCCGGTTCATCCTTCCGTGGCTGTCCTGGGGTTCGAAGGGCTTGATTTGGCCCTGACCGGCGGTGAAGATTACGAACTGCTGTTTACCGGCAAGAAGGAAGCCATTGAAAAGGTCGCCGCTGAAGCCTGCTGTCCCATCACCATCATCGGCGAGGTCACCCGCGGCGCCGGCAAGTTGGAAGTCGTCGGCAGCGATGGGAAGTTGATTCCCGTTGAAAACGGCGGCTGGCATCATTTCTAA
- a CDS encoding serpin family protein: MKKFAVPIILAAAMLFSGCSKTTYGEELKSDKARLVSNASQADVAALVDGNTDFAMALYQVLKEQDGNLFYSPYSISEALAMTWGGARTETERQMAEALSFNLAQADLHAAFNYLDAALASRGQGAKGKDEEPFVLKVVNAIWGQKDFSFKADYLDLLAQNYGAGLRILDFIKSPEESRKTINAWVAKETGQRIKDLIPQGSINELTRLVLTNAVYFNGGWLNPFDKALTSDGSFFLPNGQKVIVPMMRQTATMGYTSGNLALSSFFPTGYQAVELKYDGGELSMLIILPDKDNFSQFEQHLNGDEIRLMLNSLKPTSVNLTMPKFEFDSSFGLKSALSTLGMPIAFSDKADFSGMDGKTDLHIQDVVHKAFISVDEAGTEAAAASGVVVGTTSAPVEQATVTLDHPFIFLIRDIATGAIIFTGRVADPS, from the coding sequence ATGAAGAAATTTGCTGTACCCATCATTTTAGCGGCGGCGATGTTATTCTCCGGCTGCTCCAAGACAACTTACGGCGAGGAACTCAAGTCGGACAAAGCCAGGCTGGTATCTAACGCATCGCAGGCGGATGTCGCCGCATTGGTTGACGGCAACACCGATTTCGCCATGGCGCTTTACCAGGTTCTTAAAGAACAGGATGGCAACCTTTTTTATTCACCCTACAGCATCTCCGAAGCCCTGGCCATGACCTGGGGCGGCGCCCGCACCGAAACGGAACGTCAAATGGCCGAGGCGTTGAGCTTCAACCTGGCTCAAGCGGATCTCCACGCGGCTTTCAACTACCTTGACGCCGCTCTGGCTTCGAGGGGCCAGGGCGCCAAAGGCAAGGACGAGGAGCCATTCGTACTCAAAGTGGTCAATGCCATTTGGGGACAGAAGGACTTCAGTTTCAAGGCGGACTATCTCGATCTCCTGGCCCAGAATTACGGCGCCGGTCTCAGGATACTGGATTTCATCAAGTCGCCGGAAGAATCGCGCAAGACGATCAACGCCTGGGTAGCAAAAGAGACCGGGCAGCGGATCAAGGATCTCATTCCCCAGGGTTCGATCAACGAACTGACCCGCCTGGTGCTGACCAACGCCGTCTATTTCAACGGTGGGTGGTTGAATCCCTTTGACAAAGCTCTTACTTCAGATGGCTCTTTCTTCCTGCCGAACGGGCAGAAAGTCATCGTGCCCATGATGCGCCAAACTGCTACCATGGGCTACACCTCCGGCAACCTTGCTTTGAGTTCGTTCTTCCCCACGGGTTATCAGGCAGTGGAACTCAAATACGATGGCGGAGAGCTTTCAATGTTGATCATCCTGCCCGATAAAGACAACTTCAGCCAATTCGAACAGCACCTCAACGGGGACGAGATTCGCTTGATGTTGAACAGCCTCAAGCCCACATCTGTGAACCTGACCATGCCGAAATTCGAATTCGATTCCAGTTTCGGCTTGAAGTCTGCTTTGTCCACCCTGGGCATGCCCATCGCTTTCAGTGATAAAGCCGATTTCTCAGGGATGGACGGCAAGACCGACCTGCATATCCAGGACGTCGTTCACAAGGCTTTTATCTCGGTCGACGAGGCTGGCACCGAGGCTGCGGCAGCCAGCGGCGTCGTTGTCGGCACGACCTCGGCTCCGGTCGAACAAGCAACCGTAACCCTGGACCATCCCTTCATTTTCCTTATCCGCGACATCGCCACCGGCGCCATCATCTTCACCGGGCGGGTGGCGGATCCCTCTTAG